The genome window TATGAAGAATCATTCAAATTCTCTGGCAGTACTCCCTTGTCTAAACTATGTGCAAAAATAAGACCATTAGGAAAGAAAATTGATTGATTCTTAAAAATATTCATAGATAAGACTACTTTCGAGTGGTTTTATAAACAGTAGATTAGAATGCTAGAATTAAAAAAGTTTGATTCTGCAAGAAATCCAAATATGTAGTTTTATGGTATATGATTTGCAATAAAGTAATCTATAGACCGCTTCAAGTATAATCGATAGCCAAGAGGAATTTTACTTGGAGAAAGAAATTTTAGGATTGAGGCGAAAAAATGAAAGTAATAGCATCAGGGGATAAATTGAATAGGTCGCCAGAAGAATGGATAGAATTATTGGATGAAGGAAGTATTGTTCCTTTTTTCCAACCTATTCTTTCCATCGAAAATAAATCCGTCTTTGGTTACGAATCACTCGCACGGCTAGTCATGCCCGATGGATCGATTAAAACGATAGGTGAATTCTTTTTATTAAATCAATCTGAGTTTAAATCGGATATACTAGGTCATAAAGAGTTTCGTCGTTTTCAACGCAGCATAGATCAAAAACTAAGGGAGCAAGCTCTTCATCTTTTAGCGAATGACCCAAATCAACACTCCAAGCTTTTCCTAAATATCTCTCCTGCGATTATGATGTCTTATATTGATGGAAGTAATTTAACAAATGAATTGCCATCAACCATTCGAAATGTAAAAGAATTTGGAATTTCTCCTGAGAGAATTGTCATTGAGGTTACTGAGGATTATATTCACAAGAATTTAGAAGCTTTAAAGCCATTGATTAACTTGTATAAGGATTTTGGATTCTTAATTGCAATTGATGATTTAGGCTCTAAGTCTTCTAACTTAGATCGAATTGGAATTTTCCGTCCTGATATTATTAAGGTGGATATGCAGATGTTGCGCATGTCGCTTGTAGAGCGTAGTTATAAAGAGATTTTATATACTCTTTCCCGTCTCGGGGAAAGTTTGGGCATATCCCTATTATTCGAAGGTGTAGAAACGGTAAGTGAGATGTATCAGGCGATGAGCTTTGGTTCTAGATACCTACAAGGTTTTTTATTTGATAGAGCCATGGCAAGTCCACCCGAAAAAAATAAATACACACATCAATTAAACGGACTCGTAGATAGCTTTTATTCCATTAAAATTGAAGAGATAAAGCAAAAAGTAAATTGGGAAAGTAGGATAGAGGTTTTAATTCAAAAGATTGCAGATGAAATTCAGTTTCATGAAGATGGAACGTTAGTCTCCTACTCAGAGGTATTTACTGTTGATGAAACTATATTTCGTTTCTTTGTAACTGATTTACATGGAAATCAAGCGTCTCCGAATTATATCAAAAAGAAAATTCAGAAATTGTAATTCAAAGGCATACTAGGAATAATAACTGGAGTTGGAGACCTTATTTCTTAAATCATTTATATGAATCCTATCGACAAAGTAATTCCTGGGTGATTAGCCAGCCTTACCATGACATAATGGAGAATTTACTGCTTAGAACGTTCTCTAAAACGTTTAAGGATAAGTTTATACTCTTTATAGATGTTTTGTATTCTGAGGGTTAGTAGGAATATACTGATTCTATTTGATCGTTACGTAAGGATATTATAGAAAGAGCCCGATATGCTATTGCAGAATCGGGCTCTTCTAATGAAAAAATTATTTTTTCTTTTTTGCTTTTGTTGCAGCGGGTGCTTTGAGGGACTTTCTCTTTTGAAGAGCTAAATCGTGGTGGAAATCACAGTATTTGTAAGGTTGTCCAGTTTTTGGATTGGTACGTTTTACTTTTGTTCCACAAGCAACGCAAAGTCCTTGTTCTCTTCTTCTTTTTGCAAATGCACGAATTCTTTCTGTCGCGCTTTGGTTGTATTTGCTTACTTGGATGCGGTATCCGTTGAAAAGGTAATTTCCAATAGAATCATCCGATTTATTTTTAAGATTTTTTTCTAATGATGTTAGGTCATTAGCAGTAACTTTCACAGGTTTAGGTGTCAATTTGTATTATCCTCAAGAATGTATTCAAGTTGCTTCCCGTTTTTTTAATAAGAAACAAACTCTATGGGTAATACTATTATGGCGCTTAGAATAATCAAGAAATATTTTACCAAGAGAGGAAAAATACGCTAGGCGCTCTGTGGATACTCAGTATATGCCATTTGTCTTAGCTCTTTTCTCTGCGGTTAATATCTCTTTGCTTTTAAAAAGTTTTGGGGCAGAATGAGTCTATTAGGTACACGAAAACTTGTCGAAAAGCTTTAGTGGGAGATTGCTTGTAAGCCGCTTGTTCGGGAGAATTGAGGTTTTCCGCCGAGGCATTGTATCGGAACATTCAAAAAGAAGACTTAGAATTTTTTGTAGCGGTTTTAAGGTCGATATTGTAAGTGTAAGTTAAAAAAATAGCAAGAGGGTAACTAGATGAAGTTTATGAGTATTATTTTCTGTATCAGTATGAGTTTAATGCCTATTCTAGCCAATGAAGGCAAATGCGAAAGTGGAAACTGTGAGAACGGAAAAGGAGTTTTTGTTTTTTCGGATGGAAGAAAATACGATGGGAATTTCAAAAATAAAGAAATGGATGGAGTGGGAATTCTTTATTTTAAAAACGAGAACGTATATGAAGGGGATTTTCTGAATAACCGCATAGATGGTAAGGGACGTTATACGTTCGCCAATGGAGATATATACACAGGCGAATTAAAAGACGGAAAATTTGAAGGAAGAGGGATCTTTTTTACGAAAGAAGGATTTAGATACGCGGGAGTATTTAGAGACCAGAAATACCAAGGTATTGGATTCTACCAATATCCGGGTGGTCAACTTTACATCGGTAATTTTAAAGAGGGAAAGCCATTTGGGCTTGGGATATTCAAAGAGAACGAAGACTTACGATTAGCCGGTGAATTTCTAGACGATAGATCTGTATCAAGAGGACTCGGGATTAATCTTAAGAAAGAGAAAAGCTTTCAAATCATTCAAAAAGGAAATGCGTATGACAAGAAAAAATTGATCCAAAAGAATGGTAAGTTCTATGCGGGCGAGGTAAAAGACGGTAAGCCTGAAGGCAATGGATACTTAGTTTCTTCCATTGGAAATGAATACTTCGGAAATTTCAAAGATGGAAACTTAGAAGGGTTTGGATTTTTGATTTCTTCGAAAGGAAATTTCTATGTAGGTAATTTCAAAGGAAGTAAGTTTCATGGAAAGGGCGAATTCTTTGATTTTACAGGAGAATTGAAAGTAGCCGGTGATTGGGAAGATGGAAAACCAAAGTCTGGCAATTAACATTTGACTGAGTTTTGTTTTTACTAAAATTGGATTTATGTTTCGAATCCTTTTATTAGTATTAACAATCCTTTCCTTTAACACTGCTTCGGCGCAATCGAGTGAACTCAGTTTTATTTCTTACGGCAACCTTCCTACATTTTCGGGAGTTGCCGTGGATTGGAATAGTTCTCCAAAGCTTCATATCTATGACACGAAAGTCTATCCGGGACATTCCGAATTTGTCGCAAGGGGACTCGGTCGAAAGATTCGATTTTCTGAGTTTAAGAGACTTTCTAGAGAATCTAAGATACGGGAGTATATGCCGTTTTTCCTCTACTCTCTAACAACAAAGCCATATAAGAATAAGCAGGGCAGTTTTAACTGGGCGATACGTTTGGAAAATTATAATTATGATGATAAATCAAATCACCTGGCAGAAGAAATTCTAAAGCTAAATAAGATGGTGTCTCTATTAGATAAAAGCTTTAGCGGCAAAGGGCTAATCGTTCTAACAGAGGGGGATAATAGTCCATTAGGCGTAACAAAGCTAGGTAAGTTTCTAACAAAAGCCTCTGAATCCTATATAACCCTAAATCAACTCATTAAGCATGTGGGTGGAAAGAAGATGGATGTATTAAATCCGGGCACTGCTTATGGAGTTTTAAAGCTAGTGAAGAATGAGAAAGAATTAGATTCGCTATTACCCTCAGATATTGCTCTTCTGAATTATGTTCCTATCCATATTCCGCCTGTCGCAGGAATTCTATCTCTCAAGCCTCAGACTCCTCTTTCTCATGTAAACCTTCTAGCAAAGAATCGAGGAACGTTTAATGGCTATGTGACTGATATGTATGCAATTCCGGGATTAAAAGCGTTAGTTGGTAAATATGTTAAATTATCCAATCAAGGAGATAAAATCTCAGTTGAGAAGACAACCAAGAAAGAGGCA of Leptospiraceae bacterium contains these proteins:
- a CDS encoding EAL domain-containing protein, which encodes MKVIASGDKLNRSPEEWIELLDEGSIVPFFQPILSIENKSVFGYESLARLVMPDGSIKTIGEFFLLNQSEFKSDILGHKEFRRFQRSIDQKLREQALHLLANDPNQHSKLFLNISPAIMMSYIDGSNLTNELPSTIRNVKEFGISPERIVIEVTEDYIHKNLEALKPLINLYKDFGFLIAIDDLGSKSSNLDRIGIFRPDIIKVDMQMLRMSLVERSYKEILYTLSRLGESLGISLLFEGVETVSEMYQAMSFGSRYLQGFLFDRAMASPPEKNKYTHQLNGLVDSFYSIKIEEIKQKVNWESRIEVLIQKIADEIQFHEDGTLVSYSEVFTVDETIFRFFVTDLHGNQASPNYIKKKIQKL